The genomic interval GGCTCTGACTTtgctcccctcctgctgcagaccCCTGCCAGAACCATCACTGCAAGCACGGCAAGGTGTGTGAGGTGGATGACAACAACTCTCCCATGTGTGTGTGCCAGGAcccctccagctgccctgccagcgCCGGCGTCTTCGAGAAGGTGAGGGCAGGATCtgctcagtgcccagggcagggagggagccaCGTGGGCTTTGCCAGAGATGGTGACATGTGGAGACAGAGTCAGGGTGGCTGGTCCCCATCTGGTGTCCCCAGGAACAAGTTAAACATCTCATctggaggctctgcctgcctctcACGCAGCATCTCCCCTTCCTGTGCAGGTCTGTGGCACTGACAACAAGACCTACGACTCCTCCTGCCACTTCTTTGCCACCAAGTGCACCTTGGAGGGAACCAAGAAGGGACACAAACTGCACCTGGACTACATTGGGCCTTGCAAATGTAAGTGGAGCCACTCCCTCAGACAAAGGCACCCCTAACTGGGCACAGCCCAGTGGGGAGCAATGGTGGTGGCAAGCTCAGGGCTAAGGTTGGAGGGCACCAGGGCTATGCCCCGGGCATGGAGCTGCATGTGCAGATGCTGCACTGAGCCCTGTGTGTGACTTGCAgtcatccctgcctgcctggacaCGGAGCTGACCGAGTTCCCCCTGCGCATGCGGGACTGGCTCAAGAACGTGCTGATCACGCTGTACGAGCGCGACGAGGACAACAATCTGCTGACCGAGAAGCAGAAGCTCAAGGTGGGGCACAGGGCAAGGGTCTGGGAGCTCACCCCCACCGTGGAGGCCAGCACATCCAGAATGACCTGTGGGATCGAGCCTTGgtccccatttccctgctgaCAAGGCCTCCCCACCTCTCCCACGGCAGGTGAAGAAGATCCACGAGAACGAGAAGCGCCTGGAGGCCGGTGACCACACCGTGGAGCTCCTGGCCAGGGACTTTGAGAAGAACTACAACATGTACATCTTCCCTGTGCACTGGCAGTTTGGGCAGCTGGACCAGCACCCCATTGATGGGTgagtgccagcagagcaggacgAGGACCCCAGAACCATCTCCTGTCTGAGCATCAGGGTGATTTGGCAGTAGAAGGTGTCAAGGCAGGCTGGAGAAGTGACACAAGTGGGTGGCTGGTGGCAGAGGTTGTGGCAAACCAGGCTAGGGTAGAAGAACCTTTGCCTCCTGCAAGAGGgacctcccccagccccagctgctcccacctcccTTGCGTGTGGagtttctctctcttctcaGATTTAGTGTTCTTTGGCAGTCCCCTAAAATAGCTTAGTCCAAAGGCTGGGAtaactgcagcagctgagatAGCAGCTGCTGGCTTAGCtgtgggctgcagaggggcatGGGAGTGATCACACACTCAGGCCTGTGGGGTGggggcagctggcagggacCCCCAGCTGGTGGCTATCCTGGTGACCAGCCCTTGACCCTTGTGGCACTCAGTGGCTGATcctgggagggcacagggacagcagcccgAGCAGAGAGCTGGGGCCAGCACCTTCCCTGCCGTGAGGgtgtggtggccctggcaggtaCCTGTCCCACACGGAGCTGGCCCCGCTGCGTGCCCCCCTGATCCCCATGGAGCACTGCACCACTCGCTTCTTCGAGGCCTGCGACCTGGACAACGACAAGTACATCGCCCTGGAGGAGTGGGCCAGCTGCTTTGGCATCAAGGAGAGTAAGTACCCAGGAGAAATGGGGTGGGGGAGGCTGGAGAGCGCCCCCAGAACCCCACTGTGCATGAGGCAATGCatcacagccagccctgggtgagGGCAAGCAGGGGGAGTGGGAAGGGTGCAGGAACAGTGGGAGCCTGGCAGGATCCACCCCCTAACtttgtctctctcttttccttccacaGAGGACATAGACAAGGATCTCGTGATCTAAACGCtcaccttcctgctctgctgccaacTTTGTCATGTTTTAACCTTCCCACTTCCTTTggtttttaaactgcttttgttttgttttgtttttccctgggAACAAGGTGCTAATATAGGTCTAAACATATGTAGTAACGGTGCTAAGAGAAATAACAGTCCTCATTCATAGCCTTATCTATCACCACTAGATTACTCACCCAGCTGTTTCCACACGCTCTCACcagccttttctctctcctgcgTCTTTACTGCTGATTGTTCCTGTGCTAAATATCCGCTCTGCCTCACCATCCGCTCTCAGACTTCTCTTGACTTCTCGCTAGCAGCACGTTCCTGGACACTCAGACACAAAACCCTCTCAGCTGATTCACCACCC from Zonotrichia leucophrys gambelii isolate GWCS_2022_RI chromosome 13, RI_Zleu_2.0, whole genome shotgun sequence carries:
- the SPARC gene encoding SPARC, producing MRAWIFFLLCLAGKALAAPQEALPDETEVIEDPTTEEPVGANPVQVEVGEFEEPTEDVEEIVAENPCQNHHCKHGKVCEVDDNNSPMCVCQDPSSCPASAGVFEKVCGTDNKTYDSSCHFFATKCTLEGTKKGHKLHLDYIGPCKFIPACLDTELTEFPLRMRDWLKNVLITLYERDEDNNLLTEKQKLKVKKIHENEKRLEAGDHTVELLARDFEKNYNMYIFPVHWQFGQLDQHPIDGYLSHTELAPLRAPLIPMEHCTTRFFEACDLDNDKYIALEEWASCFGIKEKDIDKDLVI